In Spirochaeta lutea, a genomic segment contains:
- a CDS encoding biotin transporter BioY, translating into MANNQSSVLNTVYIGIFAALITVGSYISIPLPLSPVPVSLQSLFVLLTGILLGPWKAALTMALYLLLGAIGLPVFAGGSGGLARLLGPTGGYLFGFLLSAWITGIVFSLMLRRPSQSSSETEPGSPKHPQAGSVSRGFQWFAASVAALAGTVTVYLPGVIWLKIQLAMDWPAALAAGLTPFLVGDVVKILVVTLLTPFALTIFTARPLGTPSAGE; encoded by the coding sequence ATGGCTAATAATCAATCAAGTGTTTTGAACACTGTGTATATAGGTATATTCGCAGCCCTCATCACCGTGGGATCGTACATTTCCATACCGTTGCCCCTGTCGCCGGTACCGGTCTCCCTCCAGAGCCTCTTTGTTCTGCTGACTGGAATCCTCCTCGGCCCGTGGAAGGCCGCCCTGACCATGGCGCTGTACCTGCTTCTGGGTGCCATCGGTCTCCCGGTTTTCGCCGGGGGTTCGGGAGGCTTAGCACGGCTGCTGGGGCCGACCGGGGGGTACCTCTTCGGGTTCCTCCTCTCCGCCTGGATCACCGGAATAGTATTCTCGCTGATGCTGCGGCGCCCTTCTCAGTCTTCCTCGGAGACTGAACCCGGCTCGCCCAAACATCCCCAGGCTGGTTCTGTTTCAAGGGGATTCCAATGGTTCGCGGCCTCCGTGGCTGCCCTGGCTGGAACGGTTACCGTCTACCTTCCCGGTGTTATCTGGCTTAAGATTCAGCTCGCCATGGATTGGCCCGCCGCCCTCGCTGCGGGACTCACCCCCTTTCTGGTAGGAGATGTGGTAAAGATTCTTGTGGTGACGCTGCTCACCCCCTTTGCCCTGACCATCTTCACCGCCAGGCCCCTGGGTACCCCTTCAGCCGGGGAATAA
- a CDS encoding energy-coupling factor ABC transporter ATP-binding protein — protein MVLQATDLSYSIGGKTVLEDISVRFSTPELTVLTGPNGSGKTLFLQLLAGLIRPVRGEITMDGRAFPGGNNRLGSRVGMVFQLSERQILGQTVEEDILFGLSRLGLSRQEVESRLEECLNWSGLVTHRTQNPHSLSGGEMRRLALASVIAMGPEFLLLDEPFVGLDYSGATQVLSLLLSLREQGKGIIVVTHSLDAILAHADRLVIQKQGRIIADGLPERILPYLEDHGVRRPPLKLPEMSWLPG, from the coding sequence ATGGTGCTTCAAGCCACGGACCTATCCTACTCCATTGGCGGGAAAACCGTCCTGGAGGACATCTCAGTACGGTTCTCCACTCCGGAGCTTACCGTACTGACCGGACCTAACGGTTCGGGCAAGACTCTATTCCTTCAACTCCTTGCCGGGCTTATAAGGCCCGTTCGGGGAGAGATTACCATGGACGGGAGGGCGTTTCCCGGCGGGAACAATCGCCTGGGGTCCCGGGTTGGTATGGTTTTTCAGCTCTCAGAGCGGCAGATTCTCGGGCAAACCGTGGAGGAGGATATCCTCTTCGGGTTATCCCGTCTCGGTCTGTCCCGTCAGGAAGTTGAATCCCGCCTCGAGGAATGCCTGAACTGGTCGGGTTTGGTAACCCATAGAACGCAGAACCCCCATTCCCTCTCCGGAGGGGAGATGCGCCGTCTGGCCCTTGCATCGGTTATCGCCATGGGGCCGGAGTTTCTCTTGCTAGATGAGCCCTTTGTGGGACTGGACTATTCCGGGGCAACCCAGGTTCTCTCCCTGCTGCTCTCCCTTCGGGAGCAGGGAAAGGGCATCATCGTCGTGACCCACAGTCTTGATGCCATCCTGGCTCATGCAGACCGGCTGGTTATCCAAAAGCAGGGCCGGATTATCGCCGATGGACTCCCGGAACGAATCCTCCCCTATTTGGAGGATCATGGCGTACGCCGACCGCCGCTGAAGCTTCCGGAAATGTCCTGGCTTCCCGGGTGA
- the ilvY gene encoding HTH-type transcriptional activator IlvY: protein MDIHELQCFLILAETLNFSRAAGISNITPSALSRIIKRLEESLGTELFVRSKRSVRITESGRRFIDVAHGIVQQVEEVRAEFGRIGTELHGDLKIFATVTACHALLPKLLGPFREQNPGVEVIVHTGDAAMGIDAVLQGQADVSIVLQPETPVKRVRFHPLSHTPLGFIAPRLEEKLPPGIQELLGLHSNAWDYREFPWDSIPMILPEKGLVREIIDRYFSQRGIQPRIVSQVSGNEAIVALVNLGLGIGLVPSMVVQNSPLAHSIRFLPALTEIPPLPISMAVLETRQKHPVVRAFLDQVTQPPGQQ, encoded by the coding sequence ATGGATATACATGAATTGCAGTGTTTTTTGATCCTCGCGGAGACCCTGAACTTTTCCCGGGCCGCCGGCATCAGTAACATCACCCCGTCGGCCCTAAGCAGGATTATCAAGCGCCTGGAAGAAAGTCTGGGAACGGAACTCTTTGTCCGCAGTAAACGGAGCGTCCGGATCACTGAATCCGGAAGGCGGTTTATTGATGTGGCTCACGGTATTGTCCAGCAGGTAGAAGAGGTGCGGGCGGAGTTTGGCCGTATCGGCACGGAGTTGCATGGGGATTTGAAGATTTTTGCCACGGTAACCGCCTGCCACGCCCTGCTGCCCAAGCTTCTGGGGCCCTTCCGGGAACAGAACCCTGGGGTGGAGGTTATCGTTCACACCGGGGATGCAGCCATGGGCATTGATGCGGTTCTCCAGGGACAGGCCGACGTATCCATCGTACTCCAACCGGAAACACCGGTTAAACGGGTGCGGTTTCATCCACTGAGCCACACCCCCCTGGGATTTATCGCCCCCCGCCTCGAGGAGAAGCTTCCTCCGGGCATCCAGGAGCTGCTAGGGCTTCACAGTAATGCATGGGATTACCGTGAATTTCCCTGGGATTCTATTCCAATGATCCTTCCGGAGAAGGGGCTTGTACGCGAGATTATTGATCGGTATTTCTCCCAGAGGGGTATTCAACCCCGGATTGTAAGCCAGGTTAGCGGCAATGAGGCTATAGTTGCGTTGGTGAATCTTGGCCTTGGCATCGGCCTGGTTCCCAGTATGGTGGTGCAGAACAGCCCCTTGGCCCATTCTATACGGTTTTTACCGGCTCTCACGGAGATTCCTCCCCTGCCGATCAGTATGGCGGTGTTAGAAACCCGGCAGAAGCATCCTGTGGTACGGGCGTTTTTAGATCAGGTTACCCAACCACCAGGGCAACAATAA